From a single Arachis hypogaea cultivar Tifrunner chromosome 3, arahy.Tifrunner.gnm2.J5K5, whole genome shotgun sequence genomic region:
- the LOC112734577 gene encoding berberine bridge enzyme-like 21, producing the protein MRESTSLVHLSAISLLLVLVDHVSSLVAAPTPESVYTPFLQCLKNHTNSSTPQLSSILYARSNSSFSSVLQAYVRNARYNSTSTPKPLLVVTPLQQSHVQGAVICAKTIGVQLKIRSGGHDFEGVSYVSHEPFIVLDMFNLRNITMDVQNEVAVVQAGATLGELYYRIWEKSKVLGFPSGVCPTVGVGGHFSGGGYGNMIRKHGLSVDHVLDAEIVDVNGRVLNKEEMGDDLFWAIRGGGGSSFGVILSYTVKLVSVPEIVTVFRVERSLEQNDTVTELVLQWQEVAPNTDDRLFMRLLLQPVSSKAVKGKKTVRATVMALFLGGADEVVTLLGKDFPLLGLKKENCSEMSWIDSVIWWANFDNGTKPEALLGRNYSAEFLKRKSDYVQTPISRDGLEGLWKEMIELGKIGFVFNPYGGKMNEIVPDATPFPHRAGNLFKIQYSVNWEQSEVAEEKNFMDQATRVYSYMTPFVSNSPRRAFLNYRDLDIGTNNFGKNSYEEGEVYGAKYFGNNFQRLVKIKTAVDPGNFFRNEQSIPTNPSGGKPFNRSLGRKLMVKGVGLLILELFIIRLLYFV; encoded by the exons ATGAGAGAATCAACCTCTTTGGTTCATTTGTCTGCGATTtcccttcttcttgttcttgttgatCATGTGTCTTCTTTGGTGGCAGCACCAACACCAGAATCTGTGTATACCCCTTTCCTCCAGTGCCTAAAAAACCACACAAACTCTTCAACGCCCCAACTCTCCAGCATACTCTATGCTCGATCcaattcttccttttcttccgtTCTACAAGCCTATGTTCGTAACGCCAGATACAACTCAACCTCAACACCAAAGCCTTTACTTGTTGTAACTCCTCTGCAACAATCCCATGTCCAAGGTGCTGTCATTTGTGCCAAAACAATTGGTGTTCAACTCAAGATCAGAAGCGGTGGCCATGACTTCGAGGGTGTCTCATATGTCTCACACGAACCCTTCATTGTTCTTGACATGTTCAATCTCCGAAACATCACTATGGATGTTCAGAACGAGGTTGCTGTGGTTCAAGCTGGTGCCACTCTTGGAGAACTTTACTACAGGATTTGGGAGAAGAGTAAAGTTCTTGGCTTTCCTTCAGGGGTGTGCCCCACTGTTGGTGTTGGTGGCCATTTCAGTGGAGGAGGCTATGGTAACATGATCAGAAAACATGGGTTATCTGTTGATCATGTTCTTGATGCTGAAATTGTTGATGTGAATGGTAGGGTTCTTAACAAGGAGGAAATGGGGGATGATCTTTTCTGGGCCATTAGAGGCGGTGGAGGATCAAGTTTTGGGGTTATATTATCATACACAGTTAAATTGGTTTCTGTGCCAGAAATTGTTACTGTTTTTAGGGTTGAAAGGAGTTTGGAACAGAATGATACTGTTACCGAGCTTGTTCTGCAGTGGCAGGAGGTTGCTCCTAATACTGATGATAGGCTTTTCATGAGGCTGCTATTGCAGCCTGTGAGTTCTAAGGCTGTGAAGGGGAAGAAAACTGTAAGGGCCACTGTTATGGCTTTGTTTCTTGGAGGTGCTGATGAGGTTGTCACATTGTTGGGAAAAGACTTTCCTTTGCTTGGTTTAAAGAAGGAGAATTGTtctgaaatgagttggattgattCTGTGATTTGGTGGGCTAATTTCGACAATGGCACAAAGCCTGAAGCCTTGCTTGGCCGGAATTACTCAGCCGAATTCCTCAAGAGGAAGTCTGATTATGTGCAGACACCAATTTCAAGAGATGGGTTGGAAGGGTTATGGAAGGAGATGATTGAGTTGGGAAAAATTGGATTTGTTTTCAATCCTTATGGTGGGAAAATGAATGAGATAGTGCCGGATGCTACTCCGTTTCCTCATCGTGCCGGAAATCTGTTCAAGATTCAGTACTCAGTGAATTGGGAGCAATCTGAAGTTGCTGAAGAAAAGAATTTCATGGATCAGGCTACAAGGGTGTACAGTTACATGACTCCTTTTGTGTCAAATAGTCCAAGAAGGGCATTCTTGAATTATAGGGATCTTGACATTGGTACCAACAATTTTGGGAAGAATAGCTATGAAGAAGGAGAGGTTTATGGTGCCAAGTACTTTGGCAATAATTTTCAGAGGTTAGTGAAGATCAAGACTGCTGTTGATCCTGGAAACTTTTTCAGGAATGAACAAAGCATTCCCACCAATCCAA GTGGTGGTAAACCATTTAACCGCAGCCTAGGTAGAAAACTCATGGTAAAGGGGGTAGGGTTACTCATCCTAGAACTCTTTATTATAAGATTATTGTACTTTGTTTAG